From one Bacteroides fragilis NCTC 9343 genomic stretch:
- a CDS encoding alpha/beta hydrolase family protein: protein MKNIFLIIGISLFFNGSLYAQSDGWSPKDHNLIKSVREDGRFLSSYGVVHAMLRNTEPRYAFHRDFSPKEFRKWQKGLRHAMEEIMKFPQIKNSPAPVCIKREQREGYRLEKWEFYPLPKCVSTFLVLIPDNINKPVPAILCIPGSGGNKEGLAGEPGIAPKLNDRYKDPKLTQALNFVKEGYIAVAVDNPAAGEASDLERYTLGSNYDYDVVSRYLLELGWSYLGYASYLDMQVLNWMKTQKHIRKDRIVVSGFSLGTEPMMVLGTLDTSIYAFVYNDFLCQTQERAEVMTMPDKNGRRPFPNSIRHLIPDFWKNFNFPDIVAALAPRPIILTEGGLDRDLDLVRKAYAIVGTPDNVKIYHYKKFSDPDTRKNVEYLPEGLDRNEYFRMVNVDGPNHYFKSELVVPWLRKLLEER from the coding sequence ATGAAAAATATTTTTTTAATAATTGGAATATCACTGTTTTTTAATGGCAGCCTATATGCTCAGTCCGATGGCTGGTCTCCTAAGGATCATAATTTAATTAAGTCTGTACGTGAGGACGGACGATTCTTAAGTTCTTATGGTGTAGTGCATGCCATGCTCAGAAATACTGAGCCACGCTATGCTTTTCATAGAGACTTTTCTCCCAAAGAATTTCGAAAATGGCAAAAGGGACTTCGCCATGCGATGGAAGAAATAATGAAATTTCCTCAAATAAAAAACTCTCCAGCTCCTGTCTGTATAAAAAGAGAACAGCGGGAAGGGTATCGATTAGAAAAATGGGAATTTTATCCGCTTCCCAAATGCGTTTCTACTTTTCTTGTTTTAATACCTGATAATATAAACAAGCCCGTACCTGCCATTTTGTGTATTCCCGGTTCCGGAGGAAATAAGGAGGGACTTGCAGGTGAACCGGGGATAGCTCCCAAATTGAATGACCGGTACAAAGATCCGAAACTGACCCAAGCCCTCAACTTTGTAAAAGAAGGGTATATAGCAGTGGCAGTAGATAACCCGGCTGCCGGAGAAGCCTCAGACCTTGAGAGATATACATTGGGCTCTAATTATGATTACGATGTTGTATCTCGCTATCTTTTAGAGTTGGGATGGAGTTATTTGGGATATGCTTCATATTTGGATATGCAGGTTTTAAATTGGATGAAGACCCAGAAGCATATTCGTAAAGATCGCATTGTAGTAAGTGGATTTTCTCTGGGAACCGAACCAATGATGGTATTGGGTACGCTTGATACTTCAATTTATGCTTTTGTTTACAATGATTTCTTATGTCAAACTCAAGAACGGGCGGAAGTAATGACTATGCCTGACAAAAACGGACGTCGTCCATTCCCTAATTCTATACGCCATTTAATACCTGATTTCTGGAAAAATTTTAATTTTCCGGACATCGTAGCGGCTTTGGCACCCCGTCCTATCATACTGACTGAAGGAGGATTAGATCGAGACTTGGACCTTGTGAGAAAAGCGTATGCTATAGTAGGCACTCCCGACAACGTGAAAATATATCATTATAAGAAGTTCTCAGATCCGGATACACGAAAAAATGTAGAATATTTACCTGAAGGACTAGATCGTAATGAATATTTTCGGATGGTAAATGTAGATGGTCCCAATCATTATTTTAAATCAGAACTGGTTGTACCTTGGTTGAGAAAATTATTGGAAGAAAGATGA
- a CDS encoding RagB/SusD family nutrient uptake outer membrane protein yields MKRIKSTILYGLLVASSGLLVTSCADKLDLSPIDYYGSGSYWKTEAQATAYIDGIHKHLRDAAWQHTITFGELRGGRFITGASSDGMGVSNGDIILQNFDETHTGVSKFGDLFGRITNLNLFIARVTDATYLSDEMKNFYLGEVYGLRAFYYFDLYRIYGGVPLRLTADVVEGVIDPNKLYMARSTPKEVMTQIKSDLNKSMEYFGNMNDFDPYKRGKKVYWSKAATECLMGEVYLWTSKVTTGDDVANPADLTIAKTHLESVLNNYNLKMLDDFSQVFNAKNKANDEIIFAIRFLEGEATNSNGTFTYNVGTGSTKNRYQANGEVFGDALDIQNTGNQTYEYNKAVYQNFDDADTRKEATFIASYNKDGKTGELSLYGTHVRKNIGYVNAQGARVYCGDYIFYRLPWVYLTLAEIANMEGDNAAVAKYINLVRKRAYGNAWDETLYAYPETADFTTNELAILHEKDKEFIQEGQRWWDLRRMTLTKGGTPLVFCKEGSLLGDAPILNKSTEAHKLLWPIEKTMLNKDPALEQTPGYK; encoded by the coding sequence ATGAAAAGAATAAAATCTACAATATTATATGGTTTACTGGTGGCATCTTCGGGGCTGTTAGTAACGTCATGTGCCGATAAATTGGATCTGTCTCCGATTGATTACTACGGAAGTGGGTCTTATTGGAAAACAGAAGCCCAGGCTACCGCCTATATAGATGGTATTCATAAGCATTTACGCGATGCGGCATGGCAACATACAATCACATTCGGAGAACTTCGTGGTGGACGTTTCATCACCGGTGCAAGTAGTGATGGCATGGGAGTTAGTAATGGTGATATTATTTTGCAAAATTTTGATGAAACACATACCGGAGTAAGTAAGTTCGGAGATTTATTCGGCCGTATTACTAACTTGAATCTTTTCATAGCACGCGTTACGGATGCCACCTATCTGTCCGATGAAATGAAAAACTTCTATTTGGGAGAAGTGTACGGTTTACGTGCTTTCTATTATTTTGATCTATACCGCATCTATGGCGGGGTACCTTTGCGTTTGACGGCTGATGTTGTTGAAGGAGTTATTGATCCTAATAAACTGTATATGGCCCGTTCGACCCCCAAAGAAGTAATGACCCAAATAAAAAGCGATTTGAATAAATCGATGGAGTATTTTGGAAATATGAATGATTTTGATCCATACAAACGTGGCAAAAAGGTGTATTGGTCAAAAGCTGCAACCGAATGTTTAATGGGAGAAGTTTATTTGTGGACTTCTAAAGTAACCACAGGAGATGACGTAGCAAATCCTGCTGATCTGACTATAGCTAAAACCCACCTTGAAAGTGTATTGAATAATTATAATCTGAAAATGCTGGATGACTTTTCACAAGTATTCAATGCCAAAAACAAGGCAAATGACGAGATTATATTTGCCATTCGTTTCTTAGAAGGTGAAGCAACCAATAGTAATGGTACATTTACTTATAATGTAGGTACCGGTAGTACCAAAAACAGATATCAAGCCAATGGTGAAGTATTTGGTGATGCTTTAGACATACAGAATACTGGCAATCAGACGTATGAATACAACAAAGCTGTTTATCAAAATTTTGATGATGCAGATACCCGTAAGGAAGCGACCTTTATCGCCTCATACAATAAAGATGGCAAAACAGGTGAGTTATCTCTCTATGGAACACATGTACGTAAAAATATAGGTTATGTAAATGCACAGGGAGCCCGTGTTTACTGTGGTGACTATATCTTCTATCGCCTGCCGTGGGTTTATCTTACTCTTGCAGAAATAGCAAACATGGAAGGAGATAATGCAGCTGTTGCCAAATACATCAACCTGGTAAGAAAACGTGCCTATGGCAATGCATGGGATGAAACTCTGTATGCATATCCGGAAACGGCAGATTTTACAACTAATGAATTGGCTATTTTGCATGAGAAAGATAAAGAATTTATCCAAGAAGGACAACGTTGGTGGGATTTACGACGTATGACTTTGACTAAGGGGGGAACACCTTTGGTTTTCTGCAAAGAAGGAAGTCTTTTGGGAGATGCCCCGATATTGAATAAATCTACAGAAGCACATAAACTTTTGTGGCCAATTGAAAAAACAATGTTGAATAAAGACCCCGCACTGGAGCAAACACCCGGATACAAATAA